One genomic region from Melioribacteraceae bacterium encodes:
- a CDS encoding sigma-70 family RNA polymerase sigma factor gives MNKFKDLSDLELMHEIARFESRALEELYDRYSSLLYTVIKKISPDQISAEQILVEVFVIIWRKANNFNFRSGSVFSWLVTLTRNKAVDSLRRERVANNTVQFYDDDYENYFILPAFPEEMDSLDFKTAVSLKPKVERALTKLTDTQKYVLHLAYYEGYTIDEIADKLNVPIDTVRSKVMTALHSLRDFMVKE, from the coding sequence TTGAACAAATTCAAAGACTTAAGCGATTTAGAATTGATGCACGAAATCGCCAGGTTTGAGTCGAGGGCGCTTGAAGAGCTGTACGACCGTTATTCGTCCCTCCTCTATACCGTTATTAAAAAGATCTCACCGGATCAGATTAGTGCCGAACAGATTCTCGTTGAAGTTTTTGTAATTATCTGGAGAAAGGCAAACAACTTCAATTTCAGAAGCGGATCGGTCTTCAGCTGGCTTGTTACGCTTACGCGAAATAAGGCCGTAGATTCTCTCAGAAGAGAAAGAGTTGCAAATAATACCGTTCAGTTTTATGACGATGATTACGAAAATTATTTTATACTTCCCGCTTTCCCTGAAGAAATGGATAGTCTCGATTTCAAAACCGCTGTAAGTCTGAAGCCAAAAGTTGAAAGAGCACTAACAAAGCTGACCGACACTCAAAAATATGTTCTTCATTTAGCTTATTACGAAGGTTATACTATAGACGAGATAGCGGACAAACTAAATGTTCCAATCGATACGGTAAGAAGCAAAGTAATGACTGCATTGCACAGTCTTAGAGATTTTATGGTGAAGGAGTAA
- a CDS encoding PspC domain-containing protein, whose amino-acid sequence MQEENFPDIFNEQYDSGHPPESYNKKLERSNSDHIIAGTCAGIAKYFNTEPAVIRIFFILTILLGFWSIAAYLIASYLIPKEKDSRELSSEEKKQLKKTNFRTVLSGVMIYTGIYSGFASIGFYSPWGFWIFNYSYILPFIAIGFGIFLFFNYVRDEIEYSTPPAIKFYRSRENKIFFGVCVGLGRYLNNTDPTSIRIIIVVASMLTLGLLIPAYLLIALLSNYDDAGEI is encoded by the coding sequence ATGCAAGAAGAAAACTTCCCCGACATATTTAACGAGCAATACGATTCCGGACATCCCCCCGAATCATATAATAAAAAACTTGAGCGTTCAAACAGCGACCATATTATTGCAGGAACATGTGCCGGTATTGCAAAATACTTTAATACCGAGCCAGCCGTCATAAGGATATTTTTTATACTCACAATTCTTCTCGGTTTCTGGAGTATTGCGGCATATCTGATTGCTTCCTACTTAATACCGAAAGAGAAAGATTCCCGGGAGTTGTCTTCAGAAGAGAAAAAGCAATTGAAGAAAACAAATTTCAGAACTGTTCTAAGCGGTGTCATGATCTATACCGGAATATATTCCGGATTCGCATCAATCGGTTTTTACTCGCCGTGGGGATTCTGGATTTTTAACTACAGTTATATTCTGCCGTTTATAGCAATAGGGTTTGGTATTTTTCTTTTCTTTAATTACGTAAGGGATGAAATTGAGTACTCTACTCCACCTGCAATTAAATTCTACCGTTCCAGAGAGAATAAGATCTTTTTCGGAGTGTGCGTTGGACTGGGCCGGTATCTGAACAACACCGATCCTACTTCGATACGGATTATTATCGTCGTTGCTTCAATGCTCACACTCGGACTTTTAATTCCGGCCTACTTATTAATTGCCCTGCTTTCAAATTACGACGATGCCGGTGAAATATGA
- a CDS encoding anti-sigma factor, whose protein sequence is MASNPLSEMIAAFAAGCMDKENFVQFKDYFTAGGELPESELGDLQNIVSMIPVILDIENPDPAIKDNIAKKLISMQDEIKTRIREERKKTVQTVGGAGTFTAAKTISGKTFLSETRSEKKNTLSFGKGDKKTGFSKIENLTAELEKEKTSHFTQVGSVLPENPQALFNNQSPSTVQPSQSEDKSSGSLSGWLAIILVLLLFTILGYYSYSSISELNNKIEDLDREVTSLRSELSTSNNFISNYISLIEFFNNKDVTVINLNPIEITEKGSARLLLAFDQKEGLIQFKNVKPLQPNQGYQIWVVSKNQSYSIGVYTPNQNEYLRLTSFPFLPREQIDKIKITIESNTGSPTPSIQSYLEGSINPRR, encoded by the coding sequence ATGGCTTCCAATCCTTTGAGCGAAATGATTGCTGCCTTTGCTGCCGGATGTATGGATAAAGAGAACTTTGTTCAATTCAAGGATTATTTTACTGCTGGCGGTGAATTGCCGGAAAGCGAGCTCGGCGACCTGCAGAATATTGTTTCGATGATCCCTGTAATCCTGGATATTGAAAATCCGGATCCTGCAATTAAAGATAATATTGCAAAGAAACTGATTAGCATGCAGGACGAGATAAAGACCCGTATAAGAGAGGAAAGGAAAAAGACAGTTCAAACCGTGGGCGGGGCAGGCACTTTTACAGCAGCCAAAACAATCTCCGGCAAGACATTTCTTTCTGAAACACGGAGTGAAAAGAAAAATACGTTATCGTTCGGAAAGGGGGACAAGAAAACGGGCTTTTCAAAAATTGAAAACCTTACTGCAGAGCTTGAGAAAGAAAAAACTTCTCATTTTACTCAGGTGGGAAGCGTACTCCCGGAAAATCCTCAGGCATTGTTTAATAATCAGTCCCCTTCAACGGTGCAGCCTTCTCAGAGTGAAGACAAGTCCTCCGGTAGTTTATCCGGCTGGCTTGCAATAATTCTGGTTCTCCTTTTATTCACGATTCTAGGTTATTATTCGTATTCATCCATTAGTGAGTTGAACAACAAAATTGAAGATCTTGATAGGGAGGTAACTTCGCTGCGAAGCGAACTTTCAACCTCGAATAATTTTATAAGCAATTATATTTCTCTTATTGAGTTTTTCAATAATAAAGATGTTACAGTGATTAATTTGAACCCGATCGAAATTACTGAAAAAGGTTCCGCGCGTTTACTTCTTGCATTCGATCAGAAAGAAGGATTGATACAGTTTAAGAATGTAAAACCGCTTCAACCGAATCAGGGTTACCAGATTTGGGTGGTTAGTAAAAATCAGTCGTACTCAATAGGGGTTTACACTCCGAATCAGAACGAATATTTAAGATTAACATCCTTCCCGTTTTTACCCAGAGAGCAGATCGATAAAATAAAAATTACAATCGAATCTAATACCGGTTCTCCCACACCTTCAATTCAAAGTTATCTTGAAGGTTCCATAAACCCGAGGAGATAA
- a CDS encoding 5-formyltetrahydrofolate cyclo-ligase, which translates to MKLKPLIPKSEIRKIVAARRNEFPAEDLKNKTKMIFDRFIATDDFVNALRIHTYISTRPGEIDTRELVNHMDRCGKQIVIPKLHKKNGYFQRANFISWDHMVKNSDGYLEPAVGLDDDLSDIDLVIVPTVAVSVLGQRVGYGGGFYDRLLKNTFAKKIVLAFEFQVFEYIESTVHDIRIDKIITELRIINTRQPIDRTSELL; encoded by the coding sequence TTGAAACTGAAGCCGTTAATACCAAAATCGGAGATTAGAAAAATTGTTGCGGCCCGCAGGAACGAATTCCCCGCGGAAGATCTGAAAAATAAAACGAAGATGATCTTCGACCGATTTATTGCAACAGACGATTTTGTTAATGCTTTACGGATTCATACTTATATATCTACACGTCCGGGCGAAATCGACACGCGGGAACTTGTTAATCATATGGACCGGTGCGGCAAACAGATTGTTATTCCAAAACTTCACAAAAAGAATGGCTACTTTCAGCGGGCAAACTTTATAAGCTGGGACCACATGGTAAAAAACAGCGACGGTTACCTGGAACCTGCTGTTGGCCTTGATGATGATTTGAGCGATATCGATCTTGTAATTGTTCCAACGGTTGCTGTATCTGTTCTGGGTCAGCGTGTCGGCTACGGCGGAGGATTTTACGACCGATTATTAAAGAATACGTTTGCAAAGAAAATTGTCCTGGCCTTCGAGTTCCAGGTTTTCGAGTACATTGAATCGACTGTTCACGATATTAGAATCGATAAAATAATTACAGAGCTGAGGATTATAAATACACGGCAGCCGATCGACAGAACATCTGAATTGCTATAA
- the alaS gene encoding alanine--tRNA ligase, translating into MTSKEIREQFLNFFKDKDHKIVESAPVVPHGDPTLLFTNAGMNQFKDVFLGNGSRDYKRAVDTQKCIRVSGKHNDLEEVGHDTYHHTFFEMLGNWSFGDYYKKEAIRWAWELLTVVWKLPKERIWATVYRTDDEALEFWKSETDIKHNHILRFDEKDNFWEMGETGPCGPCSEIHINLSDDYDNPKYVNAGDPKCIEIWNLVFIQYNRDETGKLHELPAKHVDTGMGFERVCAVLQNKSSNYDTDVFTPIISAIEKLSNINYDIKLPADDKSATGQTNVAMRVIADHIRTLTFAIGDGATPGNEGRGYVLRRLLRRAARYARKLNLTQPFLYKLVDVVVENFSSVFPEIKSNKSQIEKIIKAEEESFNATLDRGIELFDSLTAKLNSQKEKKISGDDVFKLYDTFGFPVDLTAVMAREQGYTINEARFNELMEEQRERARKSTREKHNVTSVSIDRIDDFKLSSDQPTVFTGYDELATDAVISGLKSTGDQSMVILDRSPFYVESGGQVDDTGNIFIGDTHLPVIALKKINNRVVHVLDNSAKIKLETGMKVTARVDEKRRWNIMRNHSVTHFIHRALRQILGQHVQQSGSYVGPDYLRFDFTHFEKVREEELEAIESLVNEKLRENLPMTHHRDTPFEEAKKMGALMFFGDKYGEKVNVVQFGDFTMEFCGGTHVKNSSQIGLLKIVSESSIASGVRRIEAVTGAGVEKYIQEQKLKIESEQIRINELLDEKKKLEKELSEIKLKEKLGGIDSIVNSPALVSGINIFKGKVSASNMDELKSMGDELREKIKSGVGVLISQIEEKVGIVAVVSDDLIKDRKMSAGNIVKEVAKIVGGSGGGRPHLATAAGKDVSKIDEALETLEKFVG; encoded by the coding sequence ATGACTTCAAAAGAAATAAGAGAACAGTTTTTAAATTTTTTCAAAGATAAAGACCATAAAATAGTTGAAAGCGCACCTGTCGTTCCCCATGGGGATCCAACTCTCCTTTTCACAAACGCCGGAATGAACCAGTTTAAGGATGTTTTTTTAGGCAATGGCAGCAGGGATTACAAACGTGCCGTTGATACTCAGAAATGTATTCGGGTTTCAGGAAAACATAATGACCTCGAAGAAGTTGGACACGATACTTACCATCATACTTTCTTCGAAATGCTCGGAAACTGGTCTTTCGGGGATTACTATAAAAAAGAAGCTATAAGATGGGCATGGGAACTACTAACCGTTGTCTGGAAACTTCCGAAAGAAAGAATCTGGGCCACGGTATACCGGACTGATGACGAAGCATTGGAGTTCTGGAAGAGCGAGACAGATATAAAACATAATCACATACTACGATTCGACGAAAAGGACAATTTCTGGGAAATGGGAGAAACAGGTCCGTGCGGCCCCTGTTCCGAGATTCACATAAACCTGAGCGATGATTACGACAATCCTAAATATGTAAATGCCGGCGACCCGAAATGCATCGAAATCTGGAACCTGGTTTTCATTCAATATAACCGAGATGAAACCGGAAAACTTCATGAACTTCCCGCGAAGCATGTTGATACAGGAATGGGATTTGAACGTGTATGCGCGGTCCTTCAGAATAAAAGTTCCAATTATGACACCGATGTTTTTACACCGATAATCTCTGCAATTGAAAAATTATCTAATATTAATTACGACATTAAACTACCGGCGGACGATAAATCGGCAACAGGACAGACAAATGTTGCTATGCGTGTAATTGCAGATCATATAAGAACACTTACATTCGCAATAGGGGACGGAGCCACACCGGGCAACGAAGGCCGCGGGTATGTTCTAAGACGACTTTTAAGACGGGCTGCACGATATGCCCGCAAACTCAATTTAACACAACCGTTTCTTTATAAACTTGTTGATGTAGTTGTAGAGAATTTTTCTTCTGTTTTCCCGGAAATAAAATCCAACAAATCTCAGATAGAAAAAATAATCAAGGCCGAAGAAGAGAGTTTCAATGCGACTCTCGACCGCGGAATTGAATTGTTTGATTCGCTTACGGCTAAACTCAATTCACAAAAGGAAAAGAAAATTTCCGGCGATGATGTATTTAAACTCTATGATACTTTCGGTTTCCCCGTCGACTTAACCGCAGTTATGGCTCGTGAACAGGGATACACGATTAATGAAGCACGATTTAATGAACTGATGGAAGAGCAGAGAGAACGGGCCCGTAAATCAACAAGAGAGAAACATAACGTAACTTCTGTTTCTATTGATAGAATTGATGATTTTAAGCTCTCTTCCGATCAGCCTACTGTTTTCACAGGTTACGACGAGCTGGCAACCGACGCTGTTATTTCCGGCCTTAAATCTACAGGGGATCAATCGATGGTAATTCTCGACAGGTCGCCGTTCTATGTGGAGTCGGGAGGACAGGTAGACGATACGGGAAATATATTCATCGGCGATACTCACCTTCCGGTAATTGCCCTAAAGAAGATTAATAACCGGGTGGTTCATGTGCTCGATAACTCCGCAAAGATTAAACTTGAAACCGGAATGAAAGTTACAGCCCGGGTCGACGAAAAACGCAGGTGGAATATAATGCGGAATCATTCAGTAACACATTTTATTCACCGTGCACTGCGTCAGATTCTCGGTCAGCATGTTCAGCAATCCGGTTCGTATGTGGGCCCGGATTACCTCCGTTTCGATTTTACTCATTTTGAGAAAGTTAGAGAAGAGGAACTCGAAGCAATTGAATCCCTTGTTAATGAAAAACTCCGGGAGAATCTCCCCATGACGCATCACCGTGATACTCCTTTTGAAGAGGCAAAGAAGATGGGCGCGCTTATGTTCTTTGGCGATAAATACGGAGAGAAAGTAAATGTGGTTCAGTTTGGCGATTTCACGATGGAATTCTGCGGAGGAACGCACGTTAAGAATTCCTCACAGATCGGATTATTAAAAATTGTATCGGAGTCTTCCATAGCAAGCGGTGTGAGAAGAATTGAGGCGGTGACCGGAGCCGGAGTTGAGAAGTATATTCAAGAACAGAAATTGAAAATTGAATCCGAACAGATTAGAATAAATGAGCTTCTGGACGAAAAGAAAAAGCTCGAAAAAGAATTATCCGAAATTAAATTGAAAGAGAAACTCGGCGGGATCGATTCGATTGTAAATTCCCCTGCACTTGTTAGTGGAATTAATATTTTTAAAGGGAAAGTATCCGCCTCGAACATGGACGAGTTGAAATCGATGGGAGATGAATTGCGTGAAAAAATCAAGAGCGGCGTTGGTGTCCTGATTTCTCAAATTGAGGAGAAGGTTGGAATTGTTGCTGTCGTTTCCGATGATTTAATTAAAGATAGAAAAATGAGTGCCGGAAATATTGTTAAAGAAGTAGCGAAAATTGTCGGCGGAAGCGGCGGCGGCAGACCTCATCTGGCAACTGCCGCAGGAAAGGATGTATCAAAAATTGACGAGGCGCTCGAAACACTTGAAAAGTTTGTTGGTTAA